CGAGGCGGTGTCCTCGTCGAGGAGCTGGCTTGTCCGCTCGGCCGCGGTGAGCGGACTGTGCCAGCCGCAGCCGGGACACACCCCGAGATCGCGGATGAACCGCTTCCGGTAGGTCAGTTCGCCGCACCCGCCGCACCGGAGCCAGTCGTCGAGCGTGGTCGGCGGCCGTTGCAGAGCCGTGGTCACGAGCGGTCACCTCCCGGGAAGGGGTCGCCGTAGCGGGCGGCCACCCGGAACACCTCGAACGGCCGGGTCCGGCTGTGGTCCCGGAACGGCCGCAGCGGGGCGGTCTGCTCCTGATGTCCCGGGCTGCTCTCCCAGGTGGCGAAGTCGTCCCAGCCGCTCCACCGGCTGACCACGGCGAAACTACGTCGGTCCGCGACGCCCTGTTGCAGCTCGTTGCCGAGCAGGCCCGGCGTGCCCGCCATCCGGCGGCTGGACTCCTGGTAGGCCACCAGCACCTGGTCGTAGTCGTCCGCCTGGTGGTAGACCATCACCTGCACCTGGTCGCTCATCGGGACGCTCCGGTCCCGGCCGGCAGGTGGGCGACCACGTGCATGGTGGTCATCGAGCCGCCGCTGCGATAGGGATGCAGCTTGGTGCGGTGCTCGAGGTGCCGGTCGCTGGTCTCGAACTCGCGGAACAGCGGCTCGTTCACCCAGTCGCTG
This genomic interval from Micromonospora sp. CCTCC AA 2012012 contains the following:
- a CDS encoding antibiotic biosynthesis monooxygenase family protein, which produces MSDQVQVMVYHQADDYDQVLVAYQESSRRMAGTPGLLGNELQQGVADRRSFAVVSRWSGWDDFATWESSPGHQEQTAPLRPFRDHSRTRPFEVFRVAARYGDPFPGGDRS